One window of Silvimonas iriomotensis genomic DNA carries:
- a CDS encoding DUF4845 domain-containing protein codes for MRKQAGLSFFGFILVAIVVAAAAVTFFKVVPAWVEYFNIEKTITTLAKEEAGASPADIRSSFSKHAQINDMDSVKPEDLKISQAGGITTISVSYERVVPLIGNCSLLFAFDVYKTSGASAGQ; via the coding sequence ATGCGCAAGCAAGCGGGTTTGTCGTTTTTCGGTTTTATTCTGGTAGCCATTGTTGTGGCTGCCGCTGCGGTCACCTTTTTCAAGGTGGTGCCGGCGTGGGTCGAGTATTTCAACATTGAGAAGACGATTACCACATTGGCCAAGGAAGAGGCGGGTGCAAGCCCGGCAGATATCCGGTCTTCGTTCAGCAAGCATGCGCAGATCAATGATATGGATTCGGTCAAGCCGGAAGATCTCAAGATCAGCCAGGCTGGTGGCATTACCACGATCAGCGTGAGCTACGAGCGCGTGGTCCCGCTGATAGGTAACTGCAGCTTGCTGTTTGCCTTTGATGTGTACAAAACAAGCGGCGCTTCGGCGGGTCAGTAA
- a CDS encoding MucB/RseB C-terminal domain-containing protein, with protein MMKTKGWILAGSLFLAGHRLLAATPVPNELLSTQDATQLVARVANAARTVTFQGVYVHQHGDNMEAFRVIHEATSGNDIERRESLDGPPREFYRQGNQISLYLPGGQVFPIDRRQSSKLFPRQFPDDPEHVLVNYQVRYVGQERVAGQDANIYDFEPKDKLRYPHRYWVHADTGLMLKSVMLGVRHEPVEVFAFSQVQIGGAIDKRQLKPVYPVKPAPVDDSPGSMTLPKDPAWDIHNLPGGFRLLKVSQRAMVGKPRPVVHHLYGDGLVTISVFIEPFDPAAPLGIAQQAGITVFARQAGPYLLTVLGEVPAETVQAFSYAYTPKGEKSGAQ; from the coding sequence ATGATGAAAACCAAGGGCTGGATCCTTGCCGGCAGTTTGTTTCTGGCTGGCCACCGTTTGCTGGCTGCCACTCCCGTTCCCAATGAGCTTCTGAGCACTCAGGACGCAACCCAGCTGGTTGCGCGTGTGGCCAATGCCGCCCGCACGGTGACGTTCCAGGGGGTCTACGTGCACCAGCACGGCGACAATATGGAAGCGTTCCGCGTGATTCATGAAGCCACGTCCGGAAACGATATCGAACGCCGCGAGTCGCTGGATGGCCCCCCGCGTGAATTTTACCGTCAAGGCAACCAGATCAGCCTGTATCTGCCAGGCGGGCAGGTGTTCCCGATTGACCGGCGCCAGTCCTCCAAACTGTTTCCACGGCAGTTTCCGGATGACCCGGAGCACGTCCTCGTCAATTACCAGGTGCGCTATGTCGGCCAGGAGCGCGTGGCCGGGCAGGACGCCAATATTTACGATTTCGAGCCCAAGGACAAACTGCGTTACCCGCATCGTTACTGGGTACACGCCGATACCGGCCTGATGCTCAAGTCGGTGATGCTGGGTGTGCGGCACGAACCGGTGGAAGTCTTCGCCTTTTCGCAGGTGCAGATTGGCGGCGCCATCGACAAGCGTCAGCTCAAGCCGGTTTACCCGGTCAAGCCGGCGCCGGTGGATGACTCTCCTGGCTCCATGACCCTGCCCAAAGACCCGGCCTGGGACATTCACAATCTGCCGGGCGGGTTCCGTCTGCTGAAAGTGAGCCAGCGCGCCATGGTGGGCAAGCCCAGACCGGTGGTGCATCACTTGTATGGTGATGGTCTCGTCACCATCTCGGTCTTTATCGAACCGTTTGATCCGGCCGCGCCGCTGGGTATTGCGCAGCAAGCCGGTATTACCGTGTTTGCCCGCCAGGCTGGCCCGTATCTGTTGACGGTATTGGGTGAAGTGCCGGCAGAAACGGTTCAGGCATTCAGCTACGCCTATACGCCGAAGGGCGAAAAGTCCGGCGCGCAATGA
- the lepA gene encoding translation elongation factor 4 codes for MKHIRNFSIIAHIDHGKSTLADRFIQFCGGLEAREMSEQVLDSMDIEKERGITIKAQTAALTYKARDGQVYNLNLIDTPGHVDFSYEVSRSLAACEGALLVVDASQGVEAQTVANCYTAIEQGVEVVAVLNKIDLPAAEPERVIQEIEDIVGIEATDAVRASAKNGIGIEDILEEVVRRVPAPVGNPDGPLKALIIDSWFDNYVGVIMLVRVVDGELRPKDKILFMSTKAQHLCEQVGVFTPKSIQRDVLRAGEVGFVIAGIKELASAKVGDTVTLVKPAAEEPLPGFKEVKSQVFAGLYPVESHDFEALRESLEKLQLNDASLHFEPEVSQALGFGFRCGFLGLLHLEIVQERLEREFDMDLITTAPTVVYEVLMKDGTVVEVENPSKLPDPGKVEEIREPIITSTILVPQDYVGAVMTLCNQKRGAQRNMQYMGRQVMLTYDLPMAEVVMDFFDKLKSVSRGYASLDYDFKEFRADDLVKLDVLVNGERVDALSLIVHRASSVYRGRELVSKMRELIPRQMFDIAIQAAIGAHIIARETVKAMRKDVLAKCYGGDITRKKKLLEKQKAGKKRMKQVGNVEIPQEAFLAILQVSDK; via the coding sequence ATGAAGCACATTCGCAATTTCTCCATCATTGCCCACATTGACCATGGCAAGTCGACGCTGGCAGACCGTTTTATCCAGTTTTGTGGCGGCCTTGAAGCGCGCGAGATGTCCGAGCAAGTGCTCGACTCGATGGACATCGAAAAAGAGCGCGGCATTACCATCAAGGCGCAGACTGCCGCACTGACCTACAAGGCACGTGATGGTCAGGTCTACAACCTGAACCTGATCGACACCCCGGGGCATGTGGACTTCAGCTATGAAGTCAGCCGCTCGCTGGCCGCGTGTGAAGGCGCGCTGCTGGTGGTCGACGCTTCGCAAGGTGTGGAAGCCCAGACCGTTGCCAACTGCTACACCGCCATTGAACAAGGCGTGGAAGTGGTAGCCGTGCTCAACAAGATTGACCTGCCCGCAGCCGAGCCTGAGCGCGTGATTCAGGAAATCGAAGATATCGTAGGCATTGAAGCCACGGATGCCGTGCGTGCCTCTGCCAAGAACGGCATCGGTATCGAAGACATCCTGGAAGAAGTCGTGCGTCGCGTGCCGGCCCCGGTCGGTAATCCGGATGGCCCGCTCAAGGCGCTGATCATCGATTCCTGGTTCGACAACTACGTCGGCGTGATCATGCTGGTGCGCGTGGTGGATGGTGAGCTGCGCCCCAAGGACAAGATTCTGTTCATGTCGACCAAAGCACAGCATCTGTGCGAACAGGTCGGCGTGTTTACCCCCAAATCGATCCAGCGCGATGTGTTGCGCGCCGGCGAGGTGGGCTTTGTGATCGCCGGCATCAAAGAGCTGGCCAGCGCCAAGGTGGGTGACACCGTGACCCTGGTGAAACCGGCCGCGGAAGAACCGCTGCCTGGTTTCAAGGAAGTCAAATCGCAGGTGTTTGCCGGTTTGTACCCGGTTGAAAGCCATGACTTCGAAGCCCTGCGTGAATCGCTGGAAAAGCTGCAGCTGAACGACGCGTCGCTGCATTTCGAGCCTGAAGTCTCGCAAGCGCTGGGTTTTGGTTTCCGTTGCGGTTTCCTTGGCCTGTTGCACCTGGAAATCGTGCAGGAACGCCTTGAGCGCGAGTTCGATATGGACCTCATCACCACGGCGCCGACCGTGGTGTACGAAGTGCTCATGAAAGACGGCACCGTGGTGGAAGTGGAAAACCCATCCAAGCTGCCGGACCCGGGCAAGGTCGAGGAAATCCGCGAGCCGATCATTACCTCTACCATTCTGGTGCCGCAGGATTATGTCGGCGCCGTCATGACGCTGTGTAACCAGAAACGGGGCGCCCAGCGCAACATGCAGTACATGGGTCGTCAGGTCATGCTGACTTACGATCTGCCCATGGCCGAAGTGGTGATGGATTTCTTTGACAAGCTCAAGTCGGTCTCCCGCGGATATGCCTCGCTTGACTATGACTTCAAGGAATTTCGCGCGGATGACCTCGTCAAGCTGGATGTGCTGGTCAATGGCGAGCGCGTTGATGCGCTGAGCCTGATCGTGCACCGTGCCAGCTCGGTCTATCGTGGTCGCGAACTTGTTTCCAAAATGCGGGAACTCATTCCGCGCCAGATGTTCGATATTGCCATCCAGGCGGCCATTGGCGCCCACATCATCGCCCGTGAAACCGTCAAGGCCATGCGCAAGGACGTGCTGGCAAAATGTTACGGCGGGGATATTACCCGCAAGAAAAAGCTGCTTGAGAAACAGAAAGCAGGTAAAAAGCGCATGAAACAGGTGGGCAACGTGGAAATCCCGCAAGAGGCGTTCCTGGCCATCCTGCAAGTCAGCGACAAATAA
- a CDS encoding glutaredoxin family protein — MTMQLRLYGREYCSLCVNMREQLDALSRQRGFHVTWIDIDDNDDLEERYGELVPVLADSLDAEICHYHLDLEALDAWLVKAH, encoded by the coding sequence ATGACCATGCAACTGCGTCTTTACGGCCGGGAGTATTGCAGTCTGTGCGTGAACATGCGCGAGCAGCTGGATGCGTTATCCCGGCAGCGCGGGTTCCATGTGACCTGGATCGACATTGATGACAATGACGATCTGGAAGAGCGTTACGGGGAACTCGTGCCGGTGCTGGCCGACAGCCTTGATGCCGAGATCTGCCATTACCACCTGGATCTGGAAGCGCTGGACGCCTGGCTGGTCAAGGCGCATTGA
- a CDS encoding sigma-E factor negative regulatory protein: MKEHLSALIDGELEPAEFDHVLAQLNADPALRDDWQDWHLVGDVMQQHPILSPGFMKNFSDRLATEPVVLVPAAASRRRRFMRRALAPLSAAASVAFLSVVGWQAFHGAYTGSPLAAPQMAAVKQQAVRVASTGTDNRFRAYLAAHHEDSGNPIDGRDIVYASFETQPTK; this comes from the coding sequence ATGAAAGAACATTTGTCCGCACTGATCGATGGAGAGCTGGAACCAGCCGAATTCGACCACGTTCTGGCGCAACTCAATGCCGATCCGGCGCTGCGCGACGATTGGCAAGACTGGCATCTGGTCGGTGACGTGATGCAGCAGCATCCGATCCTGTCGCCCGGTTTCATGAAAAACTTCTCTGATCGTCTGGCTACCGAGCCCGTCGTGCTGGTGCCGGCCGCTGCTTCCCGTCGTCGCCGTTTCATGCGCCGCGCCCTGGCGCCGCTGTCTGCCGCCGCGTCGGTCGCGTTCCTGAGCGTGGTGGGCTGGCAAGCATTCCATGGCGCTTATACCGGTTCGCCGCTGGCTGCGCCGCAAATGGCGGCCGTCAAGCAACAGGCCGTGCGCGTGGCGTCTACCGGCACTGACAACCGTTTCCGTGCTTACCTGGCTGCGCACCACGAAGATTCGGGCAACCCGATTGATGGCCGCGATATTGTTTACGCCTCGTTTGAGACCCAACCGACCAAATAA
- a CDS encoding SoxR reducing system RseC family protein produces MIESEAQVVRREGEHVWVRIRPHAPCGNCDPETGCKSVAITRMFGNAKEAFRVRNTVDAQPGDFVRIGVADGMLLRTAFAAYGVPLIALMAGAVLGRTIAPFGLPDLGAVLGAATGFVAGFLILRSRRNLASQAEPATLERLVPGAQPIKFCDRNTPSPGGAH; encoded by the coding sequence ATGATCGAAAGCGAAGCACAAGTGGTGCGCCGCGAAGGCGAACATGTCTGGGTCCGGATTCGTCCGCACGCACCGTGTGGCAACTGTGATCCGGAAACCGGCTGCAAGTCGGTAGCCATTACCCGCATGTTCGGCAATGCCAAAGAAGCATTCCGGGTGCGCAACACCGTTGACGCGCAGCCGGGCGACTTTGTGCGCATTGGCGTGGCCGATGGCATGTTGCTGCGCACCGCGTTTGCCGCATATGGTGTGCCGCTGATTGCCCTGATGGCTGGCGCTGTGCTCGGTCGCACCATTGCGCCGTTCGGTCTGCCTGATCTGGGCGCCGTGCTGGGTGCGGCGACGGGCTTTGTTGCGGGCTTTCTGATTTTGCGCAGCCGGCGCAATCTGGCAAGCCAGGCTGAACCTGCTACGCTGGAGCGTCTGGTGCCTGGCGCGCAACCCATCAAGTTTTGTGATCGCAATACGCCCAGCCCGGGTGGGGCGCACTGA
- a CDS encoding DegQ family serine endoprotease, with the protein MSVFVPFQNSDQTMQIKTLFVSGLFALSSVAASAAVTGLPDFTQLVEKEGKAVVNVSTTATLRDSGDESGLDEDTLNLLRRFGFPVPPSAGQQQPRERTAQSLGSGFVIDANGYVLTNAHVVAQADSIKVTLTDKKEYKATVVGSDTRTDIALLKIEATNLPKVDLGNSDVLKPGQWVVAIGSPFGFENTVTAGIVSATGRRLLDENQTPFIQTDVAINPGNSGGPLFNMDGQVVGINSQIYSRSGGFMGLSFSIPINEAMKVVAELKAHGKVTRGRIGVAVQSVNDDLARSFGLTKAQGALVSAVDKDGPAGKAGVKPGDIVLKFNGQPVEDSGDLPRLVTSSKPGSTATMQIWRDKATRDITLTVATLDEQDEAAPGKPGKPGSKKNDDAASSRRFGLSLVELSPRQLKQLGIKYGVGVQGASGPAMRAGLQQGDVLIGIAGAELTSFAQLKQALDALKPGETLALRVMRQDGSLFLTIKAPEKTDKDK; encoded by the coding sequence TTGTCTGTTTTTGTCCCGTTCCAGAACAGTGACCAGACCATGCAAATAAAAACCTTGTTTGTCAGCGGCTTGTTTGCGCTGAGCAGTGTCGCCGCGTCGGCTGCGGTAACCGGTTTGCCGGATTTCACCCAACTGGTTGAAAAAGAAGGCAAAGCCGTCGTCAACGTCTCTACCACCGCCACGCTGCGTGATTCGGGCGATGAATCCGGTCTGGATGAAGACACGCTCAACCTGCTGCGTCGTTTTGGTTTCCCCGTTCCTCCCTCTGCCGGCCAGCAACAACCGCGTGAACGTACCGCGCAATCGCTGGGCTCCGGTTTTGTCATTGATGCCAACGGTTATGTGCTGACCAATGCCCACGTCGTGGCGCAGGCGGACTCCATCAAGGTCACGTTGACCGACAAGAAGGAGTACAAGGCGACCGTTGTGGGGTCTGATACGCGGACCGATATCGCACTGTTGAAGATTGAAGCGACCAACTTGCCCAAGGTAGACTTGGGCAATTCGGATGTGCTCAAGCCAGGACAGTGGGTTGTCGCCATCGGCTCACCGTTCGGGTTTGAGAACACGGTCACCGCCGGCATTGTTTCGGCCACGGGCCGCAGGTTGCTCGACGAAAACCAGACCCCGTTCATCCAGACTGATGTGGCCATCAATCCGGGCAATTCGGGTGGTCCGCTGTTTAACATGGATGGTCAGGTTGTCGGGATCAATTCCCAGATCTATAGCCGTTCCGGCGGCTTCATGGGCCTGTCGTTTTCCATTCCGATCAATGAAGCCATGAAGGTCGTGGCAGAACTCAAAGCGCACGGCAAGGTGACGCGTGGCCGTATCGGCGTGGCCGTGCAATCGGTGAACGACGACCTTGCCAGGAGCTTTGGCTTGACCAAGGCGCAAGGCGCGCTGGTGTCTGCGGTCGACAAAGACGGCCCGGCGGGCAAGGCGGGCGTGAAGCCGGGCGATATCGTGCTCAAGTTCAATGGCCAGCCAGTGGAAGACAGCGGCGATCTGCCGCGCCTTGTCACCAGCAGCAAGCCGGGTTCCACCGCGACCATGCAAATCTGGCGCGACAAAGCCACGCGGGATATCACGCTGACTGTGGCGACGCTGGATGAACAGGATGAAGCCGCGCCGGGTAAACCCGGCAAGCCTGGCAGCAAGAAAAATGACGATGCGGCCTCGTCACGCCGTTTCGGTTTGTCGCTGGTTGAACTCAGCCCGCGTCAGCTCAAGCAACTGGGCATCAAGTACGGCGTGGGCGTGCAGGGCGCCAGCGGCCCTGCCATGCGCGCCGGGCTGCAGCAAGGTGATGTGCTGATCGGCATTGCTGGTGCTGAACTGACCAGCTTCGCCCAGCTCAAGCAAGCGCTGGATGCGCTCAAGCCGGGCGAAACCCTGGCATTGCGCGTCATGCGCCAGGATGGCTCGCTGTTCCTGACCATCAAGGCACCGGAAAAAACCGACAAGGACAAATAA
- the rnc gene encoding ribonuclease III yields the protein MSIVLPPEHLQKVLGYSFSDQRLIKQALTHRSFASTHNERLEFVGDAVLNAVVGRSLFIHFPKLNEGELSRLRASLVRQESLASVASELNLGDYLWLGEGELKSGGHRRPSILADALEAIFGAAWLDGGFEAAQAIIERLFVSRIESIDPARALKDPKTALQEWLQARHHALPVYEVVRQEGESPNLVFEMSCSIPALKVTTLAQGPSRRSAEQLAAGEALGMLKEKYPGKAPKRA from the coding sequence GTGTCCATTGTTCTCCCACCCGAGCACCTGCAAAAGGTGCTCGGTTATTCCTTTTCTGATCAACGCCTGATCAAGCAGGCGTTGACACACCGCAGCTTTGCTTCCACCCACAACGAACGCCTTGAGTTTGTCGGCGATGCGGTGTTGAACGCCGTCGTCGGTCGGTCATTGTTTATTCATTTTCCCAAGCTGAACGAAGGCGAGTTGTCGCGTTTGCGCGCCAGCCTGGTGCGGCAAGAGTCGCTGGCCAGCGTCGCCAGTGAACTTAACCTGGGTGATTATCTGTGGCTGGGCGAGGGCGAGCTTAAAAGTGGCGGTCATCGCCGGCCATCGATTCTGGCCGACGCGCTGGAAGCCATTTTTGGCGCGGCCTGGCTGGATGGCGGGTTTGAAGCGGCGCAAGCCATCATCGAACGGCTGTTTGTGAGCCGTATCGAATCCATTGATCCGGCCCGCGCGCTCAAAGACCCGAAAACTGCGCTGCAAGAATGGTTGCAGGCACGTCACCATGCCTTGCCGGTCTACGAGGTGGTGCGCCAGGAAGGCGAATCGCCTAACCTCGTCTTTGAGATGTCGTGCAGCATTCCCGCGCTGAAAGTCACTACACTGGCGCAAGGCCCAAGCCGGCGTTCAGCAGAACAACTTGCCGCGGGTGAAGCACTGGGTATGCTGAAAGAGAAATACCCAGGCAAAGCGCCCAAGCGCGCTTGA
- the lepB gene encoding signal peptidase I → MNWLFIGIVVTLLGPVMIALGNKQERNGPEAPQLVQYGYLFAIVGVFILLVQFMSIAAAMLVFVILTGIVWTLDKFVLGKKRGTTRVPDWVEYGRGFFPVILVVFLLRSFLIEPYQIPSSSMRPGLVVGDFIVVNKFAYGLRVPVLNNVFVPVGKPQHGDVMVFNYPENPSVNYIKRTIGVPGDTVEYRNKKLTINGQPVPTQDAGTLDYVEDGVQLVRNKQFLEKQGEHVYNTLEAIENPPYVMLSEVRDFPYRENCRYDDEGFSCKVPDGYYFMMGDNRDHSADSRYWGFVPDKYVVGKAFLVWFNPKQLSRIGTVIH, encoded by the coding sequence ATGAACTGGCTTTTTATCGGCATCGTGGTGACTTTGCTCGGCCCGGTCATGATCGCGCTGGGCAACAAGCAGGAACGTAACGGCCCGGAAGCGCCGCAACTGGTGCAGTACGGTTACCTTTTCGCCATTGTGGGTGTGTTCATCCTGCTGGTGCAGTTCATGTCGATCGCCGCAGCCATGCTGGTGTTTGTCATTCTGACCGGTATTGTGTGGACGCTGGACAAGTTCGTACTGGGCAAAAAGCGCGGTACGACACGGGTGCCGGACTGGGTTGAATACGGCCGCGGCTTTTTTCCGGTCATCCTGGTGGTGTTCCTGCTGCGCTCGTTCCTGATCGAGCCTTACCAGATTCCTTCGTCCTCCATGCGCCCGGGCCTTGTTGTGGGTGACTTCATTGTGGTCAACAAGTTTGCCTACGGTCTGCGTGTACCGGTGCTCAACAACGTGTTCGTTCCGGTGGGCAAGCCGCAACATGGCGACGTGATGGTGTTCAACTATCCGGAAAATCCGTCGGTGAACTACATCAAGCGCACCATCGGTGTGCCGGGCGATACGGTGGAATACCGCAACAAGAAACTGACCATCAACGGCCAGCCGGTACCCACGCAAGATGCCGGTACGCTTGATTATGTTGAAGACGGTGTGCAGCTGGTGCGCAACAAGCAGTTCCTGGAAAAGCAGGGCGAGCATGTCTACAACACGCTCGAAGCCATCGAGAATCCGCCGTACGTGATGCTTTCGGAGGTGCGTGACTTTCCGTACCGCGAAAACTGCCGCTATGATGACGAGGGTTTTAGCTGCAAGGTTCCGGACGGGTATTACTTCATGATGGGCGATAACCGCGATCACTCTGCGGATAGCCGCTACTGGGGTTTTGTGCCGGACAAATACGTGGTCGGCAAGGCGTTCCTGGTGTGGTTCAATCCCAAGCAACTGAGTCGCATCGGCACCGTCATTCACTAA
- the era gene encoding GTPase Era, with protein MADSEIIAGPESAAGFRCGFVAIVGRPNVGKSTLMNHLIGQKISITSRKAQTTRHRITGVYTTDEAQFVFVDTPGFQTKYKNALNDAMNRNVTTTLADVDAVLFLVEAGQFGAADEAVLKLLPKHRPVLLVITKIDQLAQKEALLPFIEKIAERFEFHAIVPVSALRAQQLDVLLQTVQPLLPESVPMYPEDHITDRNSRFLAAEIVREKLFRTLGDELPYAMTVEIEKFDEETMRDGRPLYRIYAAVLVDRDGQKAILIGKNGEKLKRIATESRQDMEKLFDAKVYLEVWVKVKSGWADDTRVLRQQGFE; from the coding sequence ATGGCTGATTCCGAAATTATTGCCGGCCCGGAGAGCGCCGCAGGGTTCCGTTGTGGTTTTGTCGCCATCGTGGGGCGTCCCAATGTGGGCAAGTCCACGCTGATGAACCATCTCATCGGGCAGAAGATCAGTATTACTTCACGCAAGGCGCAGACGACGCGCCATCGCATCACCGGCGTGTATACCACTGATGAAGCGCAGTTCGTTTTTGTTGATACGCCTGGTTTCCAGACCAAATACAAAAACGCATTGAACGATGCCATGAACCGCAATGTGACCACGACGCTGGCCGACGTGGATGCCGTGCTGTTCCTGGTTGAAGCTGGCCAGTTTGGCGCGGCCGATGAAGCGGTGCTCAAGTTGCTGCCCAAACACCGCCCGGTGCTGCTGGTTATCACCAAGATCGACCAGCTGGCGCAGAAAGAAGCCTTGCTGCCGTTCATTGAAAAAATTGCCGAGCGCTTCGAGTTCCACGCGATTGTCCCGGTGTCGGCGCTGCGCGCCCAGCAGCTTGATGTTCTGCTGCAGACGGTTCAACCGCTGCTGCCTGAATCCGTACCGATGTACCCGGAAGACCACATCACCGACCGCAATTCGCGCTTCCTCGCGGCGGAGATTGTGCGCGAGAAGCTCTTTCGCACGCTGGGCGACGAGCTGCCTTATGCCATGACGGTGGAAATCGAGAAATTCGATGAAGAAACCATGCGTGATGGCCGGCCGCTGTACCGTATTTACGCGGCGGTGCTGGTGGATCGGGATGGCCAGAAGGCAATCCTGATCGGCAAGAATGGCGAAAAGCTCAAGCGCATCGCTACAGAATCGCGCCAGGATATGGAAAAGCTCTTTGACGCCAAGGTGTATCTGGAAGTCTGGGTCAAGGTCAAAAGCGGCTGGGCAGACGATACCCGCGTACTGCGCCAGCAAGGTTTCGAATAA
- the rpoE gene encoding RNA polymerase sigma factor RpoE: protein MENLTERDVDQALVVRAQGGDKKAFELLVAKYQRRIARLLSRLIRDPHEIEDVTQEAFIKAYRALPSFRGESAFYTWLYRIAINTAKNYLAAMGRRPQLAADYEDDEGETLDAAAQIPDYHTPDAELSNREIVRTVNEVVDTLPDELKTAITLREMDGLSYEDIAAVMNCPIGTVRSRIFRAREAIAGKLRPLLETVGKDRRW from the coding sequence TTGGAAAACCTCACCGAACGGGATGTCGATCAGGCTCTTGTCGTGCGCGCGCAAGGCGGCGACAAGAAAGCCTTCGAGCTCCTGGTCGCCAAATACCAGCGCAGAATCGCGCGCTTGCTTTCAAGGCTCATCCGTGACCCGCACGAAATCGAAGATGTAACGCAAGAAGCGTTCATCAAGGCCTATCGCGCCTTGCCTTCCTTTCGGGGGGAGAGCGCGTTTTATACATGGCTTTACCGTATTGCCATCAATACCGCCAAGAATTACCTTGCGGCCATGGGCCGTCGCCCCCAGCTGGCCGCCGATTATGAAGACGATGAAGGCGAAACCCTGGATGCTGCCGCGCAGATTCCGGATTACCATACGCCCGATGCTGAACTCTCCAACAGGGAAATTGTCAGAACTGTCAATGAGGTGGTCGATACCCTTCCCGATGAGCTGAAAACCGCAATTACGTTGCGTGAAATGGACGGTTTGTCGTACGAAGATATCGCCGCCGTGATGAACTGTCCCATAGGTACCGTCCGATCGCGTATCTTTCGGGCTCGCGAAGCCATCGCCGGCAAATTGCGGCCCTTGCTTGAGACAGTAGGTAAAGACAGGCGCTGGTAA